The Pseudomonas chlororaphis subsp. piscium genome contains the following window.
TGAAGGTCGCCTGCATCCCGTGCTTGTGGGCCACTGCCTTGACCAGGCGCTTGTAGCGCACCGCCTGGTCCATGGCTTCCAGGGCATCACCGTGCTCCAGGGTGATTTCCACCTGGCCCGGGGCGTACTCGGAAATCGCCGTGCGCGCCGGAATGCCTTGCAGCTTGCAGGCGGCGTAGAGGTCGGCGAGGAAGGGTTCGATCTGCTCCAGCTCGCGCAGGCCATAGACCTGGGTGTGCCGCGGTCGACCACCGTCGGCGTCCAGCGCCGGTTGCGGGCGGCCGTTGCCGTCGCGCTTGGCGTCCAGCAGGTAGAACTCCAGCTCGCAGGCCATCACCGGGTGATAACCCTCGGCCTTGAGCTGGTCGATGATCTTGATCAGCAGGTGGCGCGGGTCGGCGATGCTGGCCGGCAGGCCTTCCTGCGGGTGCATGCTGACCTGCACCGCGGCGGTGGGGATCTGCCGCCACGGCAGGCGCACCAGGCTGCCGGCCAGGGGGTAGGCACGGCAGTCGATATCACCGACGTCCCAGACCAGCCCGGAGTTTTCCACGTCGTCGCCCTGCAGGGTCAGGCCGAGGATGGTGCTGGGCAGCGGCCGGCCGCTTTCATAGACCGCCAGCAGTTCTTCTCGATGCAGCAGCTTGCCGCGCGGCACGCCGTTGGCGTCGAGGATGAACAGCTCGATCATGTCGATATCGGGGTTGGCGGCCAGGAAGCTACGGGCCTCGTCAAGGGCTGCAAATTTCATGATGCTCTCGCTTGCGCCATGGCGGCGCGCAGGTTCGGTTCATGCAGCGGCGCCGGCATGGCCCGGTTGCAATGGCAGATATCAAGGCGGCAAGGCTCGACGCGCGAAGGTGCGCGTTCAGAGCGAAAGCGAGAGATCCGGAGGGCGCGAGGAATGACGCAGGCGGGAGCGGCACAGGGCCATGGGCAGGTTGACCAGCAGTTTCATCGCTGGACCCCGGGGTTGCCGTGGAGATCGTCGTGAGTGCGTTGCGTTGTTTCCGTTCCAACGCCGATGCCGAGGCGGCTGCACGGGGCAGCAGCGCATGTCTGGCAGGGTGGGCGGCAACACAAGGCGTTCATCGGCCGGCGGATCTCGTCAAGAATTCACGGACATTTCGTGCAAGTGAGGCTCACCGTTTTACCGGGACTGGTCCTCGCTGCCAAGGGGCGCGTCACAAAATATTTAACACCGCCCCCGGCCGTACAGCGGGAAAAGTCCTCAGTAAACCCAGGGCACCAGGCGCCAGGTGTAGGCGCAGTAAAGGTCGTATTGCTTGCCGAACTCTTTGCGCAGCAAGGCTTCTTCGGCGTGGATGCGGGCGATCAGCGGGATCAGCATCAAGGCGGTCAGCAGCAGGCCGACCCCGGAGCGAAAGGCCAGGGCCCAGCCCACGCAATTGATCAGCAGCCCCAGGTAACTCGGGTTGCGCAGGGTGCCGTAGATGCCGGTGGTCACCAGTTGGTGGCCGGGCTGGATCGCCACCAGGCCACTGAAGCGATTGCCCAGCACGAACACCGGCCACAGCCGCAAGATGCCGCCGGCGATAAAGAACACCACACCGAACCAGCGCGTGTCGGTGCCACCCAAGGTCCAGAAATTCAGGCGGTCGGTGTAGGCGGGGAGAAAGGCCAGCAACAGCCCGAGGATGCCGAAGGCGACGAGGACCCAGCGGTTTTCCCGGTCTTCCTGTTTGCCGGGGCTCAGGTTGCCTTCGCTGAACTGGGCCACGCCGGCCATGGCCAGCAGGGACAGGGCGATGACCCACAGCGCCGGGTGGGAGAAGAACGCCACCAGCCCGCCCATGCCGAGGATGGCCAGGCCGAGGTAGACAAGGGTGGCGACCAGGCTGAGCGCTGCGAGTTTGGGAGAGTTACGCATGGTGGCCCCTCACGAATGCCGAGGTGTATGCATTCAGTGTAGGTCCATCGCCAGTACATCCCGTGCCGCCTGCTGCACCGATGTTGCGGTATCTCCAGCCTCTGTAGGAGCGAGGCTTGCCCGCGAAGCGGTGTGCCTGCTGTACCGCGTCGCCTGGATCGCCGGCAAGCCTGGCTCCTACAGAAGCCGAAGCGAGGTGGCCATCGGCGTGAAGTATCCCGGGCCCCTACGGATGCAGGGGCGGCTTGTCGGCCAGTTGGGCCACCAGGAACTCGATAAAGGCCCGGGTCTTCTGCGGCACGCGCCGGGCGGACGGGTACACCGCGTGGATGCTGATCGGCGGTGCCTGCCATTCGCACAGCACCGGCACCAGGCGGCCGGCGGCCAGGGCGTCGGCGACGATGAAGTCGGGCAGCAGGGCGATGCCCATGCCAGCCTCGGCGGCCTGGGCCAGCAGGTCGCCGTTGTTGGCGTGCAGCGGGCCTGTGACGTGGACGCGCTGGGTGTCCTTGCCGTTGCTCAACTGCAGGCTGACCCCGCTTTGCAGGTAGCCATAGTTCAGGCACTGGTGGGCGGTCAGGTCGCGGGGCGTCTGCGGGATGCCGGCGCGCTTCAGGTAGTCCGGCGAGGCCACCATGATCCGCGGCGCCGGGGCCAGCAGCTTGGCGACCATCGAGGAGTCGGCCAGGCTGGCGATGCGGATGGTCACGTCGAAACCGCCGCGCACCGGGTCCACCTGCTGGTCGCTGAGCACAAGCTGCAATTCGATGTTCGGGTGCTGCTCATGGAACAGCGGCACCAGCGGCCCGAGGCGACGCAGGCCGAAGGACATCGGCGCGTTGACCCGCAGCACCCCGCGCAATTCGCCGATACCGTCCCGCGCCCGTTGTTCGGCCTCGTCCACGGCGGCCAGGACTTCCCGCGCCGACTCGTAGTACTCGGCGCCGGCTTCGGTCAGGTGCAGGCTGCGGGTGGTGCGGTGCAGCAACTGCACGCCGATGGCTTCCTCCAGCGCCTGGATCTGTTTGCTGACTTTCGAGCGCGGCACGTCCATGGCCCGGGCCGCGGCGGCGAAGCCGTTGGCATCGACCGTGACGACAAACGCGCGCATGCATTCGATGCGATCCATGATTGTTCCTGTTTTGGAATCAATAAATCTCGATTTTATGGAATTGTCCCCTTTTGATCCAGCTCCTAAATTAGCCACCAAGCCGGCAGCAAAGCCTCCCCAGCGGAACCCGCGCCGAGCCCCCGAATTGTGCAAATCAACGCTTGAACCCACTCGACAGCAAAAGGAACGCGCCATGTCTATCCGTGAACTGCTCAACCCAAGCAACTCCGCCCTGATCCTGATCGACCACCAGCCCCAGATGTCCTTCGGCGTGCAGTCGATCGACCGCCAGACCCTGAAGAACAACACCGTGGGCCTGGCCAAGGCGGCGAAGATCTTCAACGTGCCGACCATCTTCACCTCGGTGGAAACCGAGAGCTTCAGCGGCTACATCTGGCCGGAACTGCTCAGCGTGTTCCCCGATCACCAGCCGATCGAGCGCACCTCGATGAACTCCTGGGAAGACAAGAAACTGGTGGAAGCGGTGAAGGCCACCGGGCGCAAGAAGCTGATCATGGCCGCGCTGTGGACCGAGGTCTGCCTGAACTTCCCGGCCCTGGAAGCCCTGGCCGAAGGCTATGAGGTGTACATCGTCACCGACGCTTCCGGTGGTACCACCCAGGAAGCCCATGACATGTCGGTGCAGCGCATGATCCAGGCCGGCGCCGTTCCTGTGACCTGGCAGCAAGTGCTGCTCGAGTTCCAGCGCGACTGGGCGCACAAGGAAACCTACGACGCGGTGATGGACCTGGTGCGCGAGCACAGCGGCGCCTACGGCATGGGCGTGGACTATGCCTACACCATGGTGCACAAGGCCCCGCAACGTCAGGTCAAGTAAGTCCCTCGCCAGCGGGCGCCACAGCGGCGCCCGCTGGATCCTTTCTTCTAATTCGGCGGCCAGGAGTCTGTGATGAACCTCGAACTTTCCGACGGCGTGGTCACCCTGCTGGTGCGGCACCGAGTCAAGGCGGGCCAGGACCAGGCGTACGAAGCCTGGTTGCGCCGGATCATCGGCACCGCCCGCAGCTACCCCGGGCACCTGGGGATCGATGTGGTGCGCGGCCATAGCGACGGCCTGGCACTGTTCACCAGCGTGCTGCGCTTTGCCAGCACCGAGCAGTTGCAGCACTGGCTCGATTCCGCCGACCGCCGCAACCTGGTGGCAGAGGCCCAACCCATGCTCGCCGACGGCGACCGGACCGAGATCAACGCCGACCGCGAATTCTGGTTCACCCCCAATGAAGCCGGGACCGCCACACCGCCTCCGCGCTGGAAGCAGGCGTGCGTGACCTTCCTGGTGATCCTGCCGCTGAGCTTCCTGGTACCGGCCCTGTGGCAACCGCTGTTCGCCTGGTTGCCATGGTTCGCTGGCTACATTCCGGCCAACGTGCTGATCACCTTGAGCATCGTGCTGCTGGTGGTCTATGTCTTCATGCCCTGGGTGACCCGCCTGTTCAGTCGCTGGCTGCAACCACGAACCCTTGCATGAGTGGCCCGAGCGGGCCTTACTTTTCGCCGACAAGGAGTACTGTCATGAGCAACGCCATTGCCGATCTGATCCTGCACAACGGCCGCCTGCACACGGTCGACCGGGCCCGGCCGACGGCCACCGCGGTCGCCATCAAGGACGGCCGGTTCATCGCCGTGGGCAACGACGCCGAGGCCATGGCCCTGCGCGGCAGCGCTACCCAGGTCATCGACCTCAAGGGCCGCACGGTGATTCCCGGCCTCAACGACTCGCACCTGCACCTGATCCGTGGCGGCCTGAACTACAACCTGGAACTGCGCTGGGAAGGCGTGCCGTCGTTGGTGGATGCGCTGCGCATGCTCAAGGACCAGGCCGAGCGCACCCCGGCGCCGCAATGGGTGCGGGTGGTGGGTGGCTGGAACGAATTCCAGTTCGCCGAAAAGCGCATGCCGACCATCGAGGAACTGAACCAGGCCGCGCCGGACACCCCGGTGTTCGTCCTGCACCTGTACGACCGCGCCTTGCTCAACCGCGCGGCGCTGCGGGTAGTGGGCTACAACCGCAACACGCCGAACCCGCCGGGCGGCGAGATCGTCCGCGATGCCAATGGCGAACCCACCGGCATGCTGGTGGCCCGGCCCAACGCGATGATCCTCTACTCGACCCTGTCCAAGGGGCCGAAGCTGCCGCTGGAATACCAGGTCAACTCGACCCGCCAGTTCATGCGCGAACTCAATCGCCTCGGCGTCACCAGCGCCATCGACGCTGGCGGTGGTTTCCAGAACTACCCGGACGATTACGAGGTGATCAACGAGCTGGCGGCCAAGCAGCAATTGACCCTGCGCATCGCCTACAACCTGTTCACCCAGAAGCCCAAGGAAGAGCTGGCGGACTTCAAGAACTGGACCAGCAAGGTCACCTATGGCCAGGGTGATGACTTCCTGCGCCACAACGGCGCCGGGGAAATGCTGGTGTTCTCGGCGGCGGACTTCGAGGACTTCCTCGAACCGCGCCCGGACCTGCCGCAGACCATGGAGCAGGAACTGGAACCGGTGGTGCGGCATCTGGTGGAGCAGCGCTGGCCGTTCCGCCTGCACGCCACCTATGACGAATCGATCTCACGCATGCTCGATGTGTTCGAGAAGGTTGACCGCGACATTCCGTTCAACGGCCTGCCGTGGTTCTTCGACCACGCCGAAACCATCAGCCCGAAGAACATCGAGCGGGTTCGCGCCCTCGGTGGCGGCATCGCGATCCAGGACCGCATGGCGTTCCAGGGCGAATACTTCGTCGATCGCTACGGCGCCAAGGCCGCCGAACAGACCCCGCCGATCAAGCGCATGCTGGCCGAAGGCGTGCCGGTGGGCGCCGGCACCGATGCCACCCGGGTCTCCAGCTACAACCCCTGGACCTCGCTGTACTGGATGGTCAGCGGCAAGACCGTCGGCGGCCTGGAGCTCTATCCCCAGGGCCTGAGTCGCGCCACTGCGCTGGAGCTGTACACCCATGGCAGCGCCTGGTTCTCCTCGGAGCAGGGTAAGAAGGGCCAGATCAAGGTCGGCCAGTTGGCGGATCTGGTGGCGCTGTCGGCGGATTATTTCAGCGTCGAGGAAGAGGCCATCAAATGGATCGAATCCTTGCTGACTGTGGTCGGCGGCAAGGTGGTGCACGCTGCCGGTGATTTCAGCAAGCTGGCGCCGCCGACCCTACCGGTGACCCCGGACTGGTCGCCGGTGGTCAAGGTGCCGGGCCACTGGCGCCCGGCCTCGCCGGTGCTCAACCAGGTGCACCAGTGCAGCGGCCCGTGCGGCGTGCATGCTCACGGTCACGAGCGGGCGCGGCTGTCCAATGTGCCGGTCAGTGACTTCCAGGGATTCTGGGGGGCTTTTGGTTGTTCGTGTTTTGCCTTTTGATCCGGTGGTGGCTGCATCGCGGGCAAGCCTCGCTCCTACAGAAGCCCCATCGTTTCTGTAGGAGCGCAGCTTGCGCGCGATAAACGATAACGCGCTTTACCAGAAACACTTTGCTATCCAAATAACCGACAAGTTTCAATAAAAAAGGGACGCTCTTATTGGGAGCGTCCCTTTTTATTTAATGGATCAGCAGTTCATCAGCGACAACGACAAGTTGTACTTAGCAGAACCGGTCAATCACCCGAACTTCCGACCTGTTCTGCAGCGCTTGCCATTCATTCTTCAGGGTATCCAGTACCCGTCCGATGAAGTCCCTGTCGGCGGCGGCCTTCTTGCCGACGTAGCCCTGGCCACGGCGGTACATTTTCAGGCGGGCCAGCAGGTCCTGGTTGTTCTTGTCGAACTCTTCTTCATGGGCGTGGGGCGACAGGCAGTCGATATGGACCTGGCCAGACTTGGCAATCCACAGGATGTGGCTGTCATGTTTGTCTTTCTGTGCCGCGAACATACGAGCCAGTTCATCAATAGTAGGTTGATTGTTCAGATTCATTTGTAAGCCCCTTGACCATTTCGATCTATCTAGTTGAGTCGCTAATTGATATCGCTACATCGGTAAGTTGAACCCTGATACCGGAAACAGGGCGACAGAGGGTGTCTGTCGGATACAGATAAGGCCCAGAGCCTGATGCGTGTAGTCGTCTTGATTAACTGCTACGCAATAGCGTCACAACGAAGAGAAGCAGCGTAAACCTGGATCAAGCTGCCGAAGTTTTCGGTTTCGGCCACAAGCATCTTGAGGAGTTTTCGCCAGCTTCCCGCCCTTTGTACTGGACGTTCATGCCAGGTCAGTTTCATCAATCTGCCTTGTGGGCAGTACACATCCGGGTTAACAGCTCGGCGGTCAGACGAGCTTGCTCATAACACCTTTGCCAAGTCTCCCGATCGGGGAGACGTCTGCATCATGCAAGGGCAAATTCGCCTCGTCAACGGTTTTGTAGTGAAAATTTTCAAGCACTACATATTGTCCGACAAAACCTTTCGGCACATGCCCGGAACGGGCTATCGCGACCGAGGACAGGTAGAATCGAGGCCTTGAAACAGGTTCTTGAGGTTGCAGTGGTGGATTTACAGCAGGGCTTCGTCCTGACCCGGCATTGGCGTGACACGCCGGCAGGCACGGAAGTCGAGTTCTGGTTGGCGACCGACGCCGGGCCGCGCCAGATCCGCTTGCCGGTGCAGACCTCCGTGGCCTTCATTCCCGCTGAACAGCAGGAGCAGGCCCGGCGCCTGCTGGCCGACGATCGCGATGTCGAATTGCGGCCCCTGGGCCTGTGCGATTTCCAGCACCGCCCGGTGCTTGGCCTGTATTGCCCGCAGCACAATCAATTGATCCGCCTCGACAAGACTTTGCGACGCGCCGGTGTCGAGGTGTTCGAGGCTGATGTGCGGCCGCCCGAGCGCTATCTGATGGAGCGCTTCATCACCGCGCCGGTGTGGTTTGGCGGCACCCCGGGCGAGGGCGGGATACTGCTGGAGGCGCAGATGAAGCCGGCGCCGGACTATCGACCATCGTTGAAGCTGGTGTCGCTGGATATCGAGACCAGCGAGACCGGCGAGCTGTATTCCATCGCCCTGGAAGGCTGCGGCCAGCGCCAGGTGTACATGCTCGGCCGCGCTCGCGAGGACGACAGCGCGGTGGACTTCGACCTGGAGTTCTGCGCCAGTCGCGAGCAGCTGCTCGAACGGCTCAACCAGTGGCTGGCGCGGCATGACCCGGACGCGATCATCGGCTGGAACCTGGTGCAGTTCGACCTGCGGGTGCTGCACGAACATGCCCGCCGCCTGGCGGTGCCCTTGCGCCTGGGGCGCGGTGGCGAAGAGATGCAGTGGCGCGAGCACGGCAGCCGGACCCATTATTTCGCCGCGGCCGCCGGGCGCCTGATCATCGATGGCATCGAGGCCCTGCGCTCGGCGACCTGGAGCTTCCCGTCCTTCAGCCTGGAAAACGTCGCCCAGACCCTGCTCGGCGAAGGCAAGTCGATCGACAACCCTTACCAGCGCATGGACGAGATCAACCGCATGTTCGCCGAGGACAAGCCCGCCCTGGCGCGCTACAACCTCAAGGACTGCGAGCTGGTGACGCGGATTTTCGCCAAGACCGAGCTGCTTACCTTTCTTCTCGAACGGGCCACGGTCACCGGCCTGCCGGCCGACCGCAGCGGCGGCTCGGTGGCGGCCTTCACCCACCTGTACATGCCGCTGATGCACCGCCAGGGTTTCGTCGCGCCGAACCTTGGTGAGAAGCCGCCGGAAGCCAGCCCCGGCGGTTTTGTCATGGACTCGCGGCCCGGCCTCTACGAGTCGGTGCTGGTGCTGGACTACAAGAGCCTGTACCCGTCGATCATCCGCAGCTTCCTGATCGACCCGGTGGGGCTGGTGGAAGGCTTGCGCCACCCGGCGGACGACGAGTCGGTGCCGGGCTTTCGCGGCGCGCGGTTTTCCCGCAGCCGGCATTGCCTGCCGTCGATCGTCGCCCGGGTCGCCGAGAGCCGCGAAGTGGCCAAGCGCGAACACAACGCGCCGCTGTCCCAGGCGCTGAAGATCATCATGAACGCCTTCTACGGCGTGCTCGGTTCCAGCGGCTGTCGTTTCTTCGATCCGCGGCTGGCGTCGTCGATCACCCTGCGCGGCCATGAAATCATGCGCCGCACCCGCCAGCTCATCGAAGCGCAGGGCCACAAGGTGATCTACGGCGACACCGACTCGACCTTTGTCTGGCTCGGCAGCGCCCACGCCGAGGCGGATGCCACGCGCATCGGCCGCGCCCTGGTGCAGCACGTCAACCAGTGGTGGCGCGATCACCTGCGCGATGAGTACGGCCTGGAAAGCGCCCTGGAGCTGCAGTTCGAAACCCACTTCAGCCGCTTCCTGATGCCGACCATTCGTGGCGCGGAGGAGGGCAGCAAGAAGCGCTACGCCGGCCTGGTGACCCGCGCCGATGGCTCCCAGGAGATGGTCTACAAGGGCCTGGAAGCGGTGCGCACCGACTGGTCGCCGCTGGCCCAGCAGTTCCAGCAGGAGCTGTACCAACGGATCTTCCATCGCCAGCCGTACCAGGACTATGTGCGCGACTACGTGCGCCGCACCCTGGCCGGCGAGCTGGACGAGCAACTGGTGTACCGCAAGCGCCTGCGCCGCCAGCTGGACGATTACGAACGCAACGTGCCGCCCCATGTGCGCGCCGCGCGCCTGGCCGACGAATACAACCAGCAGCAGGGTCGGCCCCAGCGCTATCAGAACGGCGGCTGGATCAGCTACCTGATCACCCTGGCCGGGCCCGAGCCCCTGGAAAACCGCACCGCGGCCATCGATTACGATCACTACGTGACCCGCCAATTGCAGCCGGTGGCGGATGCCATCCTGCCGTTCGTGCAGGATGATTTCAGCACCCTGGTGGGGGGGCAGATGGGGCTGTTCTGAAACAGCTGCCCTGAAGCGGCGGACGGGGCGCGCAACCCCGTGCGCCCAGTGGCTCAGTCAACCATGAACAACTTGGCGCCGACCACGGTGAACGAGCGATGGGGTTCGGCGTTGTCCGCCACCTGGTAGCTCATGCCGGGCGTCAGCACGAACCGGCGGCCGTCTTCGAGTTCGGTGTGCAGCTCGCCTTCCAGGCAAAACAGGATATGCCCCTTGGAGCACCAGTGATCGGCCAGGTAGCCGGGGCTGTATTCGACCATCCGCGCGCGGATGGCGCCGAACTGCCGGGTGCGCCAGTAGGCGCTACCGGTTTCGCCGCGATGCTCGGTGGCTTCGATCTGTGACCAGTCGGTGGTGCCGAAGGGAATGCCTGCAATGTCCATTGAATGCCTGTCTGTCCGGGTTGAAGTGGCTCAGTCGTCGACCGAGGTGCAAATACCGCTGGCGCCTTGCTTGCCGGTATAGGTCACGACCACCGAATCGTCGTCCTCCACGCTGATGGTCACCGTGACGCCCGCGCCCGTGGCCTCGAAAAAACGCTCGTTGACCGTCTTGGTCTGGGCTTGCTTGCCGTTGATGAACACCGGCCCGCCCTGGTCCGCGCTGACCGGGATACTGCCCGGACAGTCGACGTTGAACGATGGGATGCCTTCGGCGTGGGCCGCACTGACAACGATCGACAGGGCGCAGCTCAAGAGGATTTTTTTCATTGTGGACTCCTTCAGGAAGCAGACAGAAGCTCGGGTGTGGCAATGGTTCCGTTAGCGCTGAAGCTTAGCGTATGGCACGCCGAGGCAGGGGGTGGTAGCGATTTTAATGAGGCGCGAAGTCGTCCGGGCATATTGTAGGACAATAAAAATCGTGGACGAGGCGCCGGCCTCTGTGTCAGTTTTTCCCCGCCTTGAATAGGGCGAGTGATAGGACGATCTCGCTAACAGGTCGCCGTGGTCTATCGGAAACTTTCAGCGTTGAACAAGGATGTAAATGATGTCAAAAGCCAAAGAAAATGCCGGTTTTTCGGCAGCTCCAGGTAGCGATGCCTACCAACTGATCACTGCTTTCAGCCACGCCTATGATCGTGGCGGCTCGGAGCTGGTGAATGGCAAGCCGTCGTACACCGCGGATCAGGCCGCCGACCAGATCCTGCGCAAGAACCTGTCCTGGCACGACCAGAACGGCGACGGCAAGGTCGAACTCAGCTACAGCTTCCTCACCCGCGAACCGGCCAACTACAACCCCAAGCTGGGCACCTTCAGCGAGTTCAGCGCGTTGCAGAAAGCCCAGGCGTTCCTGGCCCTGCAATCCTGGTCGGACGTGGCCAATGTGAGCTTCAACGAAGCGGCGAGCGGCGGTGACGGGCACCTGAGTTTCGGCAACTACAACGTCAGCACCGGCGGTGCGGCCTTCGCCTACCTGCCTTCGGGCAGCAGCTATGACGGCCAGTCCTGGTACCTGATCAACGATCAGTACCGGGTCAATGAGACCCCGGGCAACG
Protein-coding sequences here:
- a CDS encoding methyltransferase family protein, encoding MRNSPKLAALSLVATLVYLGLAILGMGGLVAFFSHPALWVIALSLLAMAGVAQFSEGNLSPGKQEDRENRWVLVAFGILGLLLAFLPAYTDRLNFWTLGGTDTRWFGVVFFIAGGILRLWPVFVLGNRFSGLVAIQPGHQLVTTGIYGTLRNPSYLGLLINCVGWALAFRSGVGLLLTALMLIPLIARIHAEEALLRKEFGKQYDLYCAYTWRLVPWVY
- a CDS encoding amidohydrolase, coding for MSNAIADLILHNGRLHTVDRARPTATAVAIKDGRFIAVGNDAEAMALRGSATQVIDLKGRTVIPGLNDSHLHLIRGGLNYNLELRWEGVPSLVDALRMLKDQAERTPAPQWVRVVGGWNEFQFAEKRMPTIEELNQAAPDTPVFVLHLYDRALLNRAALRVVGYNRNTPNPPGGEIVRDANGEPTGMLVARPNAMILYSTLSKGPKLPLEYQVNSTRQFMRELNRLGVTSAIDAGGGFQNYPDDYEVINELAAKQQLTLRIAYNLFTQKPKEELADFKNWTSKVTYGQGDDFLRHNGAGEMLVFSAADFEDFLEPRPDLPQTMEQELEPVVRHLVEQRWPFRLHATYDESISRMLDVFEKVDRDIPFNGLPWFFDHAETISPKNIERVRALGGGIAIQDRMAFQGEYFVDRYGAKAAEQTPPIKRMLAEGVPVGAGTDATRVSSYNPWTSLYWMVSGKTVGGLELYPQGLSRATALELYTHGSAWFSSEQGKKGQIKVGQLADLVALSADYFSVEEEAIKWIESLLTVVGGKVVHAAGDFSKLAPPTLPVTPDWSPVVKVPGHWRPASPVLNQVHQCSGPCGVHAHGHERARLSNVPVSDFQGFWGAFGCSCFAF
- a CDS encoding DHCW motif cupin fold protein — its product is MDIAGIPFGTTDWSQIEATEHRGETGSAYWRTRQFGAIRARMVEYSPGYLADHWCSKGHILFCLEGELHTELEDGRRFVLTPGMSYQVADNAEPHRSFTVVGAKLFMVD
- a CDS encoding glutamine synthetase family protein, which encodes MKFAALDEARSFLAANPDIDMIELFILDANGVPRGKLLHREELLAVYESGRPLPSTILGLTLQGDDVENSGLVWDVGDIDCRAYPLAGSLVRLPWRQIPTAAVQVSMHPQEGLPASIADPRHLLIKIIDQLKAEGYHPVMACELEFYLLDAKRDGNGRPQPALDADGGRPRHTQVYGLRELEQIEPFLADLYAACKLQGIPARTAISEYAPGQVEITLEHGDALEAMDQAVRYKRLVKAVAHKHGMQATFMAKPFDDLAGTGMHMHVSLADAEGHNLFAAEDPAGTPLLRQAVGGMLASLLDSLLLFCPNANSYRRFQANSYAPLAPTWGVDNRTVSLRVPGGPANSRHIEHRICGADANPYLAAAAILAGIHRGLREQLDPGDPVQGNGYAQATELLPTDWLTSLTALENSSWARDALGSEFLGVYLAVKRAEYRQFMAEVGEQDWRWYLTQA
- a CDS encoding antibiotic biosynthesis monooxygenase, which translates into the protein MNLELSDGVVTLLVRHRVKAGQDQAYEAWLRRIIGTARSYPGHLGIDVVRGHSDGLALFTSVLRFASTEQLQHWLDSADRRNLVAEAQPMLADGDRTEINADREFWFTPNEAGTATPPPRWKQACVTFLVILPLSFLVPALWQPLFAWLPWFAGYIPANVLITLSIVLLVVYVFMPWVTRLFSRWLQPRTLA
- a CDS encoding DNA polymerase II; translation: MDLQQGFVLTRHWRDTPAGTEVEFWLATDAGPRQIRLPVQTSVAFIPAEQQEQARRLLADDRDVELRPLGLCDFQHRPVLGLYCPQHNQLIRLDKTLRRAGVEVFEADVRPPERYLMERFITAPVWFGGTPGEGGILLEAQMKPAPDYRPSLKLVSLDIETSETGELYSIALEGCGQRQVYMLGRAREDDSAVDFDLEFCASREQLLERLNQWLARHDPDAIIGWNLVQFDLRVLHEHARRLAVPLRLGRGGEEMQWREHGSRTHYFAAAAGRLIIDGIEALRSATWSFPSFSLENVAQTLLGEGKSIDNPYQRMDEINRMFAEDKPALARYNLKDCELVTRIFAKTELLTFLLERATVTGLPADRSGGSVAAFTHLYMPLMHRQGFVAPNLGEKPPEASPGGFVMDSRPGLYESVLVLDYKSLYPSIIRSFLIDPVGLVEGLRHPADDESVPGFRGARFSRSRHCLPSIVARVAESREVAKREHNAPLSQALKIIMNAFYGVLGSSGCRFFDPRLASSITLRGHEIMRRTRQLIEAQGHKVIYGDTDSTFVWLGSAHAEADATRIGRALVQHVNQWWRDHLRDEYGLESALELQFETHFSRFLMPTIRGAEEGSKKRYAGLVTRADGSQEMVYKGLEAVRTDWSPLAQQFQQELYQRIFHRQPYQDYVRDYVRRTLAGELDEQLVYRKRLRRQLDDYERNVPPHVRAARLADEYNQQQGRPQRYQNGGWISYLITLAGPEPLENRTAAIDYDHYVTRQLQPVADAILPFVQDDFSTLVGGQMGLF
- a CDS encoding hydrolase, with protein sequence MSIRELLNPSNSALILIDHQPQMSFGVQSIDRQTLKNNTVGLAKAAKIFNVPTIFTSVETESFSGYIWPELLSVFPDHQPIERTSMNSWEDKKLVEAVKATGRKKLIMAALWTEVCLNFPALEALAEGYEVYIVTDASGGTTQEAHDMSVQRMIQAGAVPVTWQQVLLEFQRDWAHKETYDAVMDLVREHSGAYGMGVDYAYTMVHKAPQRQVK
- a CDS encoding LysR family transcriptional regulator, producing the protein MDRIECMRAFVVTVDANGFAAAARAMDVPRSKVSKQIQALEEAIGVQLLHRTTRSLHLTEAGAEYYESAREVLAAVDEAEQRARDGIGELRGVLRVNAPMSFGLRRLGPLVPLFHEQHPNIELQLVLSDQQVDPVRGGFDVTIRIASLADSSMVAKLLAPAPRIMVASPDYLKRAGIPQTPRDLTAHQCLNYGYLQSGVSLQLSNGKDTQRVHVTGPLHANNGDLLAQAAEAGMGIALLPDFIVADALAAGRLVPVLCEWQAPPISIHAVYPSARRVPQKTRAFIEFLVAQLADKPPLHP